The following are encoded together in the Oceanobacillus zhaokaii genome:
- a CDS encoding ABC transporter permease yields the protein MKGITEKLNLRQRTITKIILAILLLAAIIVSGLLIGNEKLSIQLDMKNSAPSLAHLFGTDWLGRDMLARTLKGLTISLGVGLLAAFLSSLIALVLGLLASWNKRMDALVTWLIDLFLSVPHLVLLILISFAVGGGFTGVVIGLSLTHWPSLTRLLRGEMLQIKSAEYVGISRRLGKSRWWIARHHLIPHLLPQLFVGMVLLFPHAILHEAAITFLGFGLSTEQPAIGIILSESMRYLSTGMWWLAFFPGFSLLIMVGIFDILGKNIRKLIDPFHGQKG from the coding sequence ATGAAGGGGATAACAGAGAAATTAAATCTTAGACAACGAACGATAACAAAAATTATTCTAGCAATCCTACTTCTAGCTGCGATCATTGTCAGTGGCTTGCTAATCGGTAATGAAAAACTTTCGATTCAGTTGGATATGAAAAATAGTGCACCATCTCTAGCACATCTATTTGGTACAGATTGGTTAGGACGTGACATGCTTGCACGTACTTTGAAGGGACTTACAATCAGCCTCGGAGTGGGATTACTTGCTGCATTTCTGAGCTCGTTAATTGCACTAGTCTTAGGTTTATTAGCCTCATGGAATAAAAGAATGGATGCACTCGTTACATGGCTAATTGATCTCTTTTTGAGTGTTCCGCACCTTGTATTGCTAATCTTAATCTCATTTGCTGTTGGTGGCGGGTTTACAGGCGTTGTAATAGGACTTTCGCTTACACATTGGCCAAGTCTGACAAGATTATTAAGAGGAGAAATGCTGCAAATAAAGTCAGCAGAATATGTAGGAATCTCAAGGCGACTAGGAAAAAGCAGATGGTGGATTGCAAGGCATCATTTAATTCCGCATTTATTGCCCCAATTATTTGTTGGCATGGTACTATTATTCCCACATGCGATTTTACATGAGGCAGCCATTACATTTCTTGGGTTCGGGTTATCAACAGAACAGCCAGCAATTGGGATTATTTTATCAGAATCAATGCGTTATCTGTCAACTGGCATGTGGTGGCTTGCATTCTTCCCAGGGTTTTCGCTATTAATTATGGTTGGCATCTTTGATATACTAGGGAAAAATATACGGAAATTAATAGATCCATTTCACGGACAGAAAGGGTGA
- a CDS encoding ABC transporter ATP-binding protein has translation MEKKRSSKPLLEVKDFSLSFRQYKKGLHETKLQVVRNLNMCIREGEIIAIVGASGSGKSLLANAILGILPANTIQHGELNYKGIPLTSEKQKQIRGKEIALIPQSVNALDPLMETAKQVQAVIREGNRQEIQENIFLDVGLPIETGKKYPFELSGGMARRVLAAVAMVSGADLIIADEPTPGLDPKALNETVAIIKQLAAAGKGVMFITHDIDTAVKIADKVVVFNQGETVEIADVADFSGHGDKLKHPFTKALWNALPQNDFWGNDLPEEIEANTKSSAERLEIDGITFRYKKGPYLFKNLHLVVNPGEVVGIHGYSGSGKTTMAQIIAGYIKAETGNVLVDRKKGKHSGMNPVQLIWQHPEKAINPRWQMKKVLAECGMLDNELLAELGIKQEWFSRYPSELSGGELQRFCVARALHLNVKYIIADEITTMLDAITQARLWKTIVKLAKMRSVGVLVISHDVQLLNKICDRQIDFEDITNV, from the coding sequence ATGGAAAAAAAAAGAAGCAGTAAGCCATTATTAGAAGTGAAGGACTTTTCCCTCTCCTTTCGTCAATATAAAAAAGGACTACATGAAACCAAATTGCAAGTCGTACGTAATTTAAATATGTGTATTCGTGAAGGGGAAATTATTGCAATTGTTGGTGCAAGCGGCTCGGGGAAAAGTCTGCTTGCAAATGCAATCCTCGGTATTCTCCCCGCTAATACCATTCAACATGGGGAACTTAATTATAAAGGAATTCCACTTACTAGCGAAAAACAGAAACAAATTCGTGGAAAGGAAATTGCGCTAATTCCCCAATCTGTAAATGCACTTGATCCTCTAATGGAGACAGCGAAGCAAGTGCAAGCTGTGATACGTGAAGGAAATAGGCAGGAAATCCAGGAGAATATTTTTCTTGATGTAGGATTGCCGATTGAAACGGGAAAGAAATATCCATTTGAACTATCAGGAGGTATGGCAAGACGTGTTCTTGCAGCAGTGGCGATGGTTAGTGGGGCAGATTTGATTATTGCTGATGAGCCAACACCAGGGTTAGATCCGAAAGCACTAAATGAAACGGTAGCAATAATCAAGCAGCTTGCAGCAGCTGGAAAAGGTGTTATGTTTATTACACATGATATTGATACGGCAGTAAAAATTGCGGATAAGGTTGTTGTTTTTAATCAAGGAGAAACAGTTGAAATTGCGGATGTGGCAGACTTTTCAGGACATGGTGACAAGTTAAAGCATCCCTTCACAAAAGCATTATGGAATGCATTACCGCAAAATGATTTCTGGGGGAATGATCTACCAGAGGAAATCGAGGCAAATACGAAATCGTCGGCAGAACGATTAGAAATTGATGGCATAACCTTTCGTTATAAAAAGGGTCCCTATCTTTTTAAAAATCTACATTTAGTTGTTAATCCCGGCGAGGTAGTTGGCATACATGGCTATAGTGGTTCGGGAAAAACAACAATGGCACAGATTATTGCTGGGTATATAAAAGCAGAAACAGGAAATGTATTGGTAGATAGAAAGAAAGGAAAGCATTCAGGAATGAATCCTGTTCAACTCATCTGGCAGCATCCAGAGAAGGCAATAAATCCAAGATGGCAAATGAAGAAGGTGCTTGCGGAGTGCGGAATGTTAGACAATGAGCTTCTTGCAGAATTAGGAATCAAACAGGAATGGTTCTCACGTTATCCTAGCGAGTTATCTGGTGGTGAATTACAACGATTCTGTGTTGCACGTGCATTACATCTGAATGTAAAGTACATTATTGCTGATGAAATCACAACAATGCTAGATGCAATTACACAAGCAAGGCTTTGGAAAACAATCGTAAAGCTTGCAAAAATGAGAAGTGTAGGGGTACTTGTAATTAGTCATGACGTGCAGCTTCTAAATAAAATATGTGACAGACAAATAGACTTTGAGGATATTACGAATGTGTAA
- a CDS encoding glycerol-3-phosphate acyltransferase, protein MYYVIASLIGYLFGCIHGSQLVGKYKKVDIKNAGVKNAGASNTTILLGWKYGILVAFIDIFKATIAILLVLFILNENGIVGESQTLFVYITALFVIIGHNYPITMRFSGGKGTASLVGALLAIDWKVAVIGIGILLLFTFTTDYLVVGVLFMYLSFLVTTYIFFGMEPAIIVVLLSILSVMKHIENYKRIFNKEETKLSSMFKKKVS, encoded by the coding sequence ATGTATTATGTGATCGCTAGTCTAATTGGGTATCTATTTGGCTGCATTCATGGTTCTCAATTGGTGGGGAAATATAAGAAGGTTGATATAAAAAATGCAGGCGTCAAAAATGCTGGTGCATCGAATACGACAATTTTACTTGGGTGGAAGTATGGCATTTTAGTTGCTTTTATCGATATTTTCAAAGCGACAATAGCAATCTTACTGGTATTATTTATTTTAAATGAAAATGGCATTGTCGGTGAAAGTCAAACATTATTCGTTTATATAACGGCATTATTTGTTATTATTGGTCATAATTATCCCATTACAATGAGATTCAGTGGTGGGAAAGGAACGGCATCACTCGTTGGTGCATTACTTGCAATCGATTGGAAGGTTGCAGTAATTGGCATTGGGATTTTACTTCTGTTTACGTTTACGACTGATTATTTAGTAGTTGGTGTCTTATTCATGTATCTTTCCTTTTTGGTTACAACCTATATATTCTTCGGAATGGAACCAGCAATCATCGTCGTGTTATTATCAATATTAAGTGTTATGAAACATATAGAAAATTATAAACGGATATTTAATAAGGAAGAGACGAAGTTATCCAGTATGTTTAAGAAAAAAGTATCCTAG
- a CDS encoding DUF456 domain-containing protein has product MVDILIWIVIAALFILSFVGLIYPIIPGVLVLWVGFLLYQFFINADELNLIFWIAMGLFTVALFVADIIANSYFVKKYGGSKWGERGAAIAVIIGSFIIPPFGIIIVPFVVVFIIEMLQQRTLMDAFKASIGSLFGFLGGTIAKFVIQVIMIIWFFVVVLF; this is encoded by the coding sequence ATGGTAGATATTCTAATTTGGATTGTCATTGCAGCATTATTTATTTTAAGTTTCGTGGGATTAATTTATCCTATTATTCCAGGGGTACTTGTATTATGGGTTGGGTTCTTGCTCTATCAATTTTTCATTAATGCCGATGAGCTTAATTTAATCTTCTGGATTGCGATGGGGTTATTTACTGTAGCTCTATTTGTCGCTGATATTATTGCCAATAGTTACTTTGTAAAGAAGTACGGTGGAAGTAAATGGGGAGAGCGGGGTGCAGCAATTGCTGTAATCATTGGTTCGTTCATTATTCCACCATTTGGTATTATTATTGTGCCTTTTGTCGTTGTATTTATTATTGAAATGCTGCAGCAACGAACTTTAATGGATGCATTTAAAGCATCGATTGGCTCATTGTTTGGCTTCTTAGGCGGTACGATAGCGAAATTTGTTATTCAAGTTATTATGATTATTTGGTTTTTTGTCGTAGTATTATTTTAA
- the thiD gene encoding bifunctional hydroxymethylpyrimidine kinase/phosphomethylpyrimidine kinase — MNYPSRVITIAGSAAGGSAGIQADLKTFQELDVYGMSVVTAIVGRHPETNKNVHIQTVEAIEAQFATAINQVGADGLKTGMLFSKEVIETVANLIEHASIKTIVVDPVMIGKMNSKLLKDDAIEALKSVLIPLATIITPNVPEASVLLGDREIQSVDELKQAAVDLYSLGAKIVLVKGGRLEGPAVDVLYDGKQLITYEAPRIDTVNTSGAGCTYSAAIAAFLTKGLPVQEAVRLAKSFVTTAIEHGFSYTEIVGPTYHAAERKYGEAHQIIVNGGEHNE, encoded by the coding sequence ATGAATTATCCATCACGTGTTATTACGATTGCGGGTTCTGCTGCTGGGGGCAGTGCGGGGATCCAGGCGGATTTAAAAACATTTCAGGAATTAGATGTATATGGCATGAGTGTTGTTACTGCAATTGTTGGAAGACATCCAGAAACAAATAAAAATGTTCATATCCAAACCGTCGAGGCAATCGAAGCACAGTTTGCAACTGCGATAAATCAAGTCGGTGCTGATGGACTGAAAACTGGAATGTTATTTTCCAAGGAAGTTATTGAAACGGTTGCAAACTTAATTGAGCATGCTTCAATTAAAACGATTGTTGTCGATCCGGTCATGATTGGGAAGATGAATTCTAAGTTGTTGAAGGATGATGCAATCGAAGCGTTAAAAAGTGTGCTTATACCATTGGCAACGATAATTACACCAAACGTACCAGAAGCGTCTGTACTACTTGGAGACCGAGAAATTCAGAGTGTCGATGAGTTAAAACAAGCTGCAGTCGATTTGTATTCACTTGGTGCAAAAATTGTGTTAGTAAAAGGCGGCAGACTAGAGGGACCGGCAGTTGATGTTCTGTATGATGGCAAACAACTGATTACATATGAAGCGCCACGGATCGATACGGTTAATACTAGTGGTGCAGGCTGTACTTATTCTGCAGCGATTGCCGCTTTTCTAACAAAGGGTCTACCAGTACAGGAGGCAGTGCGCCTTGCAAAAAGCTTTGTTACAACTGCAATTGAGCATGGATTTTCATATACAGAGATCGTTGGTCCAACTTATCATGCAGCAGAACGAAAATATGGAGAAGCACATCAAATAATTGTAAATGGGGGAGAACATAATGAGTAA
- a CDS encoding cysteine hydrolase family protein: MSKRALVNVDYTYDFVAENGALTAGKPGQEIEDKVVALTKEFIEAGDYVAFAIDIHYEGDKQHPETALFPPHNIADTPGRELYGKLADVYEENKNRENVYYYDKTRYSAFAGTDLEIKLRERGINEIHIIGVCTDICVLHTAVDAYNKGFKIVVHKDAVASFNQAGHDWALGHFTNTLGAEVR, from the coding sequence ATGAGTAAACGTGCATTGGTTAATGTTGATTACACTTATGATTTTGTAGCAGAAAATGGTGCACTTACAGCAGGTAAACCAGGTCAAGAAATTGAGGACAAAGTTGTTGCATTAACAAAAGAATTTATTGAAGCGGGAGATTATGTTGCGTTTGCAATCGATATTCATTATGAAGGGGATAAGCAGCATCCGGAAACAGCACTATTTCCTCCGCATAATATCGCAGATACACCGGGAAGAGAATTATATGGAAAATTAGCGGATGTTTATGAGGAAAATAAGAACAGAGAAAATGTTTATTATTACGATAAAACACGTTACAGTGCATTTGCTGGAACTGACCTGGAAATTAAACTCCGTGAACGAGGGATTAATGAAATTCATATCATCGGTGTGTGCACAGATATTTGTGTTCTCCATACTGCAGTAGATGCCTATAACAAAGGATTTAAGATTGTTGTTCATAAAGATGCTGTTGCAAGCTTTAATCAAGCGGGACATGACTGGGCATTAGGTCATTTTACAAATACTTTGGGTGCTGAGGTTAGATAA
- a CDS encoding GNAT family N-acetyltransferase → MEISQATVEDLEGVSHLFNLYRMFYQQESDLEGAMTYIKKRIESKESVIFVVKDKQCYIGFTQLYPTFSSISMKRAWILNDLYVDAKARKQGVAEMLLHKARDYAIETGAISLSLSTAPDNYSAQKLYEKSGYERDSQFYHYELDLAE, encoded by the coding sequence ATGGAAATATCTCAAGCTACAGTTGAAGATTTAGAAGGAGTATCACATTTATTTAATTTGTATCGAATGTTTTATCAACAAGAATCGGATTTAGAAGGTGCTATGACTTACATTAAAAAGCGTATAGAAAGCAAAGAGTCTGTTATATTTGTTGTTAAAGACAAACAATGTTATATCGGCTTTACGCAACTTTATCCTACATTTTCATCTATATCTATGAAAAGAGCTTGGATATTAAATGACTTATATGTTGATGCAAAAGCAAGAAAACAAGGGGTAGCAGAAATGCTCTTACATAAAGCAAGGGACTACGCAATTGAAACAGGAGCTATAAGTCTTAGTTTGAGTACTGCACCAGATAATTATTCTGCTCAAAAATTATATGAAAAAAGTGGGTACGAACGGGATTCTCAATTCTATCATTATGAATTAGATTTAGCTGAGTAA
- a CDS encoding cysteine hydrolase family protein, whose amino-acid sequence MDNKNKALLIIDVQKAFDDKEWGERNNLMAEENISRILTMWREKGWQVVHIQHKSDNPDSFFHPRNEGFTIKELVKPIKGETVITKKVNSSFIGTNLEAFLKSNGITTVVITGLTTPHCVSTTTRMSGNLGFNTYLISDATAAFGLNGQNNNYYDAETIHNISLATLNEEFATILTTEQLMNELQ is encoded by the coding sequence ATAGATAATAAAAATAAAGCTTTACTAATAATTGATGTACAAAAAGCATTTGATGATAAGGAATGGGGAGAAAGAAACAATTTAATGGCAGAAGAAAACATTAGCAGGATCCTAACGATGTGGAGAGAGAAGGGCTGGCAAGTAGTGCATATTCAACATAAGTCGGATAATCCTGATTCTTTTTTTCATCCAAGAAATGAAGGATTTACGATAAAAGAATTGGTTAAACCTATTAAAGGAGAAACAGTTATCACAAAGAAAGTAAATAGTAGTTTTATTGGTACAAATTTAGAAGCATTTTTAAAATCAAATGGTATTACAACAGTAGTAATAACTGGATTGACTACTCCCCATTGTGTATCTACTACTACAAGAATGAGTGGAAATTTAGGCTTTAATACATACCTTATTTCAGATGCAACAGCAGCGTTCGGTTTAAACGGCCAAAATAATAACTACTATGACGCCGAGACTATACATAATATATCTCTAGCTACTTTAAATGAAGAGTTCGCTACTATTCTTACAACAGAACAATTGATGAATGAATTACAATAA